From the genome of Solidesulfovibrio carbinolicus, one region includes:
- a CDS encoding FAD-dependent oxidoreductase: MAQQTVTIHGIENGQRVQSRILEERIQRAVTQGARDLIVEAFGQHGIGGRLWVSREEPIRVRITGSPGQRTGSMGFPGTRIDIDGSVSDDIGWLNAGADIVVRGNAGNGACNAMAQGKVMIAGNIGSRGMTMTKQNPKYAAPELFVLGSVGDYFAEFMAGGTAVVCGFEPQNPDNVLGYRPCVGMVGGRIFFRGPHKGFSLADAKLVAIDDATFGWLTENLGKFLDAIGRPELFDALANRDDWQLIAARSPYEKTGKSRRPMGEFRAQVWDAELGRGGLIGDLDDSDRSTIGLIVTGELRRFVPVWENKKYLAPCQASCPTGIPVQERWQLVRDGLMDEAMDLALAYTPFPATVCGYLCPNLCMQGCTRNVGTLKPLDTAMLGKANVKAGKMPKLPELSGKRVAVIGGGPAGMSVAWQLRLAGHEAVIYDPAEKLGGKISSSIPSSRIPADVLDAEIARAREILPHIQTQKALSADEFAQIVTDYDYVVLAVGANKPRMLPVPGKELATPALTFLKAAKKSEGKVGKRVVIIGAGNVGCDVATEAARLGAESITLIDIQKPAAFGKEKHDAEEVGAVFKWPCFTKEITPEGVLLQSGELIPADTVLLSVGDVPDIEFLGDTIATERGHVKVNSIFQTTNPKVFAIGDIVKPGLLTQAIGMGRDAARAIDEILTGKRPCEDTRKMIDYKRAKLEYFDPRVLEFNDLDSCASQCSSCGACRDCGLCETLCPVGAITRQQKEGKEFAMVSDPDKCIGCGFCANACPCGVWSIVENTPLTT, from the coding sequence ATGGCACAGCAAACCGTCACCATACACGGCATAGAAAACGGACAACGCGTCCAGTCCCGCATCCTGGAGGAGCGCATCCAGCGCGCCGTCACCCAGGGCGCGCGCGACCTTATCGTTGAAGCCTTCGGCCAGCACGGCATCGGCGGCCGGCTGTGGGTCTCCCGCGAGGAACCAATTCGCGTGCGCATCACCGGCTCGCCCGGCCAGCGCACCGGCTCCATGGGCTTCCCCGGCACCCGCATCGACATCGACGGCTCGGTCTCCGACGACATCGGCTGGCTCAACGCCGGAGCCGACATTGTCGTGCGCGGCAACGCCGGCAACGGCGCCTGCAACGCCATGGCCCAGGGCAAGGTCATGATCGCCGGCAACATCGGTTCGCGCGGCATGACCATGACCAAGCAGAACCCCAAGTACGCCGCGCCGGAACTCTTTGTCCTGGGCAGCGTCGGCGACTACTTCGCCGAATTCATGGCCGGCGGCACGGCCGTGGTCTGCGGCTTCGAGCCGCAAAACCCGGACAACGTGCTCGGCTACCGCCCCTGCGTCGGCATGGTGGGCGGGCGCATCTTCTTCCGCGGCCCCCACAAAGGCTTTTCCCTGGCCGACGCCAAGCTCGTGGCCATCGACGACGCCACGTTTGGCTGGCTGACCGAGAACCTGGGGAAGTTCCTCGACGCCATCGGTCGGCCGGAACTGTTCGACGCCCTGGCCAACCGCGACGACTGGCAGCTCATCGCCGCCCGGTCGCCCTACGAAAAGACCGGCAAGAGCCGCCGTCCCATGGGCGAATTCCGCGCCCAGGTCTGGGACGCGGAACTCGGCCGGGGCGGCCTTATCGGCGACCTCGACGACTCCGACCGCAGCACCATCGGCCTTATCGTCACCGGCGAGCTGCGCCGGTTCGTGCCGGTCTGGGAAAACAAGAAATACCTCGCCCCCTGTCAGGCCAGCTGCCCCACCGGCATCCCGGTGCAGGAGCGCTGGCAGCTCGTGCGCGACGGGCTCATGGACGAAGCCATGGACCTGGCGCTCGCCTACACGCCCTTCCCGGCCACGGTCTGCGGCTACCTGTGCCCCAACCTGTGCATGCAGGGCTGCACCCGCAACGTCGGCACCTTAAAGCCCCTGGACACGGCCATGCTCGGCAAGGCCAACGTCAAGGCCGGCAAGATGCCCAAGCTCCCGGAGCTGTCCGGCAAGCGCGTGGCCGTCATCGGCGGCGGTCCGGCCGGCATGTCCGTGGCCTGGCAGCTGCGGCTGGCCGGCCATGAGGCCGTGATCTACGATCCGGCCGAGAAGCTCGGCGGCAAGATCAGCTCGTCGATTCCCTCCAGCCGCATCCCGGCCGACGTGCTCGACGCCGAGATCGCCCGGGCCCGGGAAATCCTGCCCCACATCCAGACCCAAAAGGCCCTTTCGGCCGACGAGTTCGCCCAGATCGTCACGGACTACGACTACGTGGTGCTGGCCGTTGGCGCGAACAAGCCCCGCATGTTGCCGGTTCCGGGCAAGGAACTGGCCACCCCGGCGCTGACCTTCTTAAAGGCCGCCAAGAAGAGCGAAGGCAAGGTCGGCAAGCGCGTGGTCATTATCGGCGCGGGCAACGTGGGCTGCGACGTGGCCACCGAAGCCGCACGCCTGGGGGCCGAGTCCATTACGCTCATCGACATCCAAAAGCCCGCCGCCTTTGGCAAGGAAAAGCACGACGCCGAAGAAGTCGGCGCGGTCTTCAAGTGGCCCTGCTTCACCAAGGAGATCACGCCCGAGGGCGTGCTGCTGCAGTCGGGCGAGCTGATCCCGGCCGACACGGTGCTGCTGTCCGTGGGCGACGTGCCGGACATCGAGTTCCTGGGCGACACCATCGCCACGGAACGCGGCCATGTGAAGGTCAACAGCATCTTCCAGACGACCAACCCCAAGGTGTTCGCCATCGGCGACATCGTGAAGCCGGGCCTTTTAACCCAGGCCATCGGCATGGGCCGCGACGCGGCCCGGGCCATCGACGAGATATTAACCGGCAAGCGTCCCTGCGAGGACACGCGCAAGATGATCGACTACAAGCGGGCCAAGCTTGAGTACTTCGATCCGCGCGTGCTGGAGTTCAACGATCTCGACTCCTGCGCCAGCCAGTGTTCGTCCTGCGGCGCTTGCCGCGACTGCGGCCTGTGCGAGACCTTGTGCCCGGTGGGGGCGATTACCCGCCAGCAGAAGGAAGGCAAGGAATTCGCCATGGTTTCGGACCCGGACAAGTGCATCGGCTGCGGTTTCTGCGCCAACGCCTGCCCCTGCGGCGTCTGGAGCATCGTGGAGAATACGCCGCTGACGACGTAG
- a CDS encoding restriction endonuclease, which produces MRDCIHLVENPLPTNWRDLQLGVRNIFREIGYFAEQEYTIETPRGKVCVDVFAVDKVGDHPIKIISECKNWSERVDQSVVHSFMTVMSETGANIGFIISKNGFQAGALEYTKNTNIVCLTFEDLQEKYIDIWFERYFCKEIGIQAYYLHKYTDYMSSVVKFMDEEHWKLVPYESKCINRLWTVWNARKGFDEHGFVNQDTVIESLYQFSPEIFGDNNLYLREVLKNALLLIQPIVDNLNQQFGDNMVVKMYGKELVGLK; this is translated from the coding sequence ATGCGAGATTGCATTCATCTTGTTGAAAATCCTTTGCCAACAAACTGGCGAGATCTGCAACTAGGTGTTAGAAATATATTCCGAGAAATCGGCTATTTTGCAGAACAAGAGTATACCATAGAGACCCCCCGTGGGAAAGTGTGCGTTGATGTATTTGCTGTTGATAAAGTTGGTGACCATCCCATAAAAATTATTTCGGAATGCAAAAATTGGAGCGAAAGGGTCGATCAGAGTGTAGTCCATTCGTTTATGACGGTTATGTCTGAAACAGGTGCTAATATTGGGTTTATAATTTCAAAGAATGGATTTCAAGCTGGAGCTTTAGAGTATACAAAAAATACAAATATTGTGTGTTTGACGTTTGAAGATTTACAGGAAAAGTACATCGACATTTGGTTTGAGCGGTATTTTTGCAAAGAAATTGGAATACAAGCTTACTATTTGCATAAATACACAGATTATATGTCTAGCGTTGTCAAGTTCATGGATGAAGAACATTGGAAATTAGTTCCATATGAAAGCAAATGCATCAATCGCTTGTGGACTGTATGGAATGCGAGAAAAGGCTTTGATGAGCATGGATTTGTCAATCAAGACACTGTTATAGAAAGTCTGTATCAATTTAGCCCTGAAATATTTGGAGATAATAATTTATACCTTCGCGAAGTTTTGAAAAATGCGCTTCTTTTGATTCAGCCTATAGTAGATAACCTAAATCAACAGTTCGGAGATAATATGGTTGTAAAGATGTACGGGAAAGAACTTGTTGGACTGAAATAA
- a CDS encoding GNAT family N-acetyltransferase: MSTFQRAGGSRRLAARFLLELPRKTVFGESYHEAGCAMKSECSKIVPAGYAIIPAESRHLPLLNAIELAAAKLFPDDYLPEHILSDKVPMDVLLDAQAQDMLWVAVDAGGSPVGYILVQAVDGLALLAQVDVHPDHGRQGLGTALIRHAMQAMHERGFAECYLTTFSDIAWNAPFYAKLGFGVVGEADMPQAIAEILREEQERGLRNRVAMRLKISE, translated from the coding sequence TTGTCCACATTCCAGAGAGCGGGCGGCTCTCGCCGCCTCGCCGCGCGCTTCCTTCTCGAACTCCCCAGAAAAACCGTGTTTGGCGAAAGCTATCACGAAGCAGGCTGCGCCATGAAAAGCGAATGTTCCAAAATCGTGCCGGCGGGATACGCCATCATCCCGGCCGAGTCGCGGCATCTGCCCTTGTTGAACGCCATCGAGCTCGCGGCGGCGAAGCTTTTTCCTGACGATTACCTGCCGGAACATATTCTTTCGGACAAGGTGCCCATGGACGTTTTGCTAGATGCGCAAGCGCAGGACATGCTGTGGGTGGCTGTCGATGCTGGCGGATCGCCTGTTGGGTATATCCTTGTGCAAGCGGTCGACGGCCTGGCCCTGCTAGCCCAGGTGGACGTGCATCCTGACCACGGCCGGCAAGGCCTGGGAACGGCGTTGATCCGCCACGCCATGCAGGCAATGCACGAGCGCGGATTTGCGGAATGCTATCTGACGACCTTCTCGGATATTGCCTGGAATGCCCCGTTCTACGCCAAACTGGGTTTTGGCGTTGTCGGCGAGGCGGACATGCCGCAGGCGATTGCGGAGATACTGCGCGAAGAGCAGGAGCGGGGGTTGCGAAATCGGGTGGCGATGCGGCTGAAGATTTCGGAATAG
- a CDS encoding lysophospholipid acyltransferase family protein, whose translation MRAVRDALVWCYWHPFKRLIQALPLPRALALARGLGSLLGRVPNARLHGMAEAARLVPGVPADPAARLALAREALRQFCQTDLEVLYFPRLTPAITAAHVRIEGRQRLDAALTQGRGVMLAFGHYGANQMVMPAVGHAGYRMCQLSAPATKLNEKLPEARSAAVRRTRELRWAHEQTLPVTHIDVFGSLKGAFTCLRGGHVLGVAMDGGGGEKRAAVPFLGRQALFSLGPMLLAAKTGCAVLPCFMERAPSGSLTLRIEDALPLVAPGDNGALAEDAARANTAAFAARLSAAVIAQPSHYLYFLAFRQHMAAAGHEPFFLE comes from the coding sequence ATGCGAGCCGTCCGCGACGCCCTGGTGTGGTGCTACTGGCATCCCTTCAAGCGACTGATCCAGGCCCTGCCCCTGCCGCGCGCCCTGGCCCTGGCCCGGGGGCTGGGGAGCCTGCTTGGCCGCGTGCCCAACGCCCGGCTGCACGGCATGGCCGAGGCGGCCCGTCTCGTTCCCGGCGTTCCGGCCGATCCGGCCGCCCGCCTGGCCCTGGCCCGGGAGGCCTTGCGCCAGTTCTGCCAGACCGACCTCGAAGTGCTCTACTTCCCCAGACTCACCCCGGCCATAACGGCCGCCCACGTGCGCATAGAAGGCCGCCAGCGCCTGGACGCCGCCTTGACCCAGGGACGCGGCGTCATGCTCGCCTTTGGCCACTACGGGGCCAATCAGATGGTCATGCCCGCCGTGGGCCACGCCGGCTACCGCATGTGCCAGCTCTCGGCCCCGGCCACGAAGCTCAATGAAAAACTGCCCGAGGCCCGAAGCGCCGCCGTGCGCCGCACCCGGGAACTGCGCTGGGCCCACGAACAGACCCTGCCCGTGACCCATATCGACGTGTTCGGCAGCCTCAAGGGCGCGTTCACCTGCCTGCGCGGCGGCCATGTCCTGGGCGTGGCCATGGACGGCGGCGGCGGCGAGAAACGCGCAGCCGTGCCGTTTCTGGGCCGCCAGGCTCTTTTTTCCCTGGGGCCGATGCTGCTCGCCGCCAAGACCGGCTGCGCCGTGCTGCCCTGCTTCATGGAGCGCGCCCCGTCCGGCAGCCTCACCCTGCGCATCGAGGACGCGCTCCCACTGGTCGCCCCCGGCGATAACGGCGCGTTGGCCGAGGACGCGGCCCGGGCCAACACCGCCGCCTTTGCCGCTCGCTTAAGCGCCGCCGTTATCGCCCAGCCCAGCCATTACCTCTACTTCCTGGCCTTTCGCCAACACATGGCCGCAGCCGGGCACGAGCCTTTTTTCCTGGAATAA